A genome region from Bradyrhizobium sp. WSM1417 includes the following:
- the argB gene encoding acetylglutamate kinase, with protein MTEISPLDQARILSEALPHMQQYDEETIVIKYGGHAMGDEETARNFARDIVLLEQTAINPVVVHGGGPQIATMLKRLGIVSEFAAGLRITDAATIEIVEMVLAGSVNKQIVGYINEAGGKAVGLSGKDANMVKASKTTRTIMDPDSQIEKAVDLGFVGDPEKVDLTLLNQLIGYELIPVLAPLATSKEGQTLNVNADTFAGAVAGALKAKRLLLLTDVPGVLDKSKKLIPQLSVKDARKLIADGTISGGMIPKVETCIYALEQGVEGVVIIDGKMQHAVLLELFTNTGTGTLIHK; from the coding sequence ATGACCGAAATCTCCCCGCTCGACCAGGCCCGCATCCTGTCCGAAGCGCTGCCGCACATGCAGCAGTATGACGAGGAAACCATCGTCATCAAGTATGGCGGCCATGCCATGGGCGACGAGGAGACCGCTAGGAATTTTGCGCGCGACATCGTGCTGCTCGAGCAGACCGCGATCAATCCGGTGGTGGTGCATGGCGGCGGCCCGCAGATCGCGACCATGCTCAAGCGCCTCGGCATCGTCTCCGAATTTGCCGCCGGCCTGCGCATCACCGACGCCGCGACGATTGAGATCGTCGAGATGGTGCTCGCCGGCTCGGTCAACAAGCAAATCGTCGGCTACATCAACGAAGCGGGCGGCAAGGCGGTGGGACTGTCCGGCAAGGACGCCAATATGGTGAAGGCGTCCAAGACGACGCGCACCATCATGGATCCTGACTCGCAGATCGAGAAGGCGGTCGATCTCGGCTTCGTCGGCGATCCCGAGAAAGTCGATCTCACGCTGCTCAACCAGCTGATCGGCTACGAGCTGATCCCCGTGCTCGCGCCGCTCGCGACCTCGAAAGAGGGCCAGACGCTGAACGTCAACGCCGACACTTTCGCCGGCGCCGTGGCCGGCGCGCTGAAGGCAAAGCGGCTGCTGCTGCTCACCGACGTACCGGGCGTGCTCGACAAGTCCAAGAAGCTGATCCCGCAGCTCTCGGTCAAGGACGCGCGTAAGCTGATCGCTGACGGCACCATTTCCGGCGGCATGATCCCGAAGGTCGAGACCTGCATCTACGCGCTCGAACAGGGCGTGGAGGGTGTCGTCATCATCGACGGCAAGATGCAGCACGCGGTCTTGCTCGAGCTCTTCACCAACACCGGCACGGGCACGCTGATCCACAAGTGA
- a CDS encoding DUF1036 domain-containing protein has protein sequence MTLPAAAISFVFSSAPAFADLKICNRMSYVVEAAIGIDDKAATATRGWFRIDPATCRVVVQGTLSADRILLNARALGVYGASPIPQNGSDTLCVAQDNFVIAAARQCRSGQTQAAFTQITPTQGADGNFVAYLAEDSEYDDEQARLAGIQRLLVIAGYDAAPIDGVDGPKTQGALAAFLKSRGLSSDILSSPNFFKTMVDAVQTPSATGLTWCNDTTHKVMAAVATDDGKSVTSRGWYRIDPKTCLHPDVSGQPKQIFSFAEAIDADNRIVKLKDKPLNWGGDKQLCTRETKFETNEQTDCGARGFAATGFGAVDMSSGGKTLRFAMP, from the coding sequence ATGACGCTCCCTGCCGCGGCCATCTCGTTCGTGTTCTCCTCCGCACCGGCCTTTGCCGACCTCAAGATCTGCAATCGCATGTCCTATGTCGTCGAGGCCGCGATCGGCATCGACGACAAGGCGGCGACTGCGACGCGCGGCTGGTTCAGGATCGACCCCGCTACCTGCCGCGTGGTGGTGCAGGGCACGCTCTCCGCCGACCGCATCCTGCTCAACGCCCGCGCGCTCGGCGTCTACGGCGCATCCCCGATCCCGCAGAACGGCAGCGACACGCTGTGCGTCGCGCAGGACAATTTCGTCATCGCGGCCGCGCGACAGTGCCGCAGCGGCCAGACCCAGGCCGCCTTCACCCAGATCACGCCGACGCAAGGCGCGGACGGCAATTTCGTCGCCTATCTCGCCGAGGACTCCGAATATGACGACGAGCAGGCCCGCCTTGCCGGCATCCAGCGGCTCTTGGTGATCGCAGGTTACGACGCCGCGCCGATCGACGGCGTCGACGGGCCGAAGACGCAAGGCGCGCTGGCCGCTTTCCTGAAGAGCCGCGGATTGTCGTCCGACATCCTGTCGTCGCCGAACTTCTTCAAGACCATGGTCGATGCCGTGCAGACGCCGTCTGCGACCGGCCTCACCTGGTGCAACGACACCACGCACAAGGTGATGGCGGCGGTCGCCACCGACGACGGCAAGTCGGTAACGAGCCGCGGCTGGTATCGCATCGACCCCAAGACCTGCCTGCACCCTGATGTCAGCGGTCAGCCGAAGCAGATCTTCAGCTTCGCGGAAGCCATCGACGCCGACAACCGCATCGTCAAGCTGAAGGACAAGCCGCTGAACTGGGGCGGCGACAAGCAGCTTTGCACGCGCGAGACCAAGTTCGAAACCAACGAGCAGACCGACTGCGGCGCGCGCGGTTTTGCGGCGACGGGCTTTGGCGCGGTGGACATGTCGAGCGGCGGCAAGACGCTGCGGTTTGCGATGCCGTGA
- a CDS encoding pyrimidine 5'-nucleotidase: MTSPSAFAHVDTWVFDLDNTLYPHHVNLWQQVDARITEFVCNWLNLTPVEARKIQKDYYQRFGTTMRGMMTLHGVRADDYLAYVHKIDHSPLEPNPALGEAIAKLPGRKLILTNGSVDHVDAVLARLGFATHFDGVFDIIAADFEPKPAPQTYRKFLADHSVDPTRAAMFEDLARNLTVPHELGMTTVLVIPDGTKEVVREDWELAGRDAAHVDHVTDDLAGFLQSFAIG, encoded by the coding sequence ATGACCTCACCCAGCGCCTTTGCCCATGTCGACACCTGGGTGTTCGACCTCGACAACACGCTCTATCCGCACCACGTCAATTTGTGGCAGCAGGTCGATGCGCGGATTACCGAGTTCGTTTGCAACTGGCTGAACCTGACACCGGTGGAAGCGCGCAAGATCCAGAAGGATTATTACCAGCGCTTCGGTACCACCATGCGCGGCATGATGACCCTGCATGGCGTCCGCGCCGACGACTATCTCGCCTACGTCCACAAGATCGACCACTCACCGCTGGAGCCGAACCCGGCGCTGGGCGAGGCCATCGCAAAACTGCCGGGACGAAAGCTGATCCTGACCAACGGTTCGGTCGATCATGTCGATGCGGTGCTGGCGCGGCTCGGCTTTGCCACGCATTTCGACGGCGTGTTCGACATCATCGCCGCCGACTTCGAGCCGAAGCCGGCGCCGCAGACCTACCGCAAGTTTCTCGCCGACCATTCGGTCGATCCGACCCGCGCCGCGATGTTCGAGGACCTCGCCCGCAACCTCACCGTCCCGCACGAGCTCGGCATGACCACCGTGCTGGTGATACCGGACGGGACGAAAGAGGTCGTGCGCGAGGACTGGGAGCTGGCGGGCCGTGACGCCGCCCATGTCGACCACGTCACGGATGATCTGGCGGGGTTTTTGCAGTCGTTCGCGATCGGCTGA
- a CDS encoding LysR family transcriptional regulator: MPQKPTDLAAIEWEDLRYFLHLAREKSLSGAARKLGTTQPTMSRRLELFERKLGAILFDRLPSGLRLSDTGRQILDYAERMEDAALAAQRIAVGSSAGLTGTVRVTSPEWLGARILSPLLAKFCAAHPTVTVELVTDAEALSLTRREIDVALRFGRFQQEGLMQRKIGSIPFELYAAAAYLKVKGPPDFSGGGADAALITMNAALAESVAETKWLRRYLPLAHVGFCSNSRDGQAAAAAAGAGLVCLPTRLASAYPALRSIKTPAPVPSRELWLGFHRDTGKVRRVRAVVDFIAGEFRQFA; the protein is encoded by the coding sequence GTGCCCCAGAAGCCGACAGATTTGGCTGCGATCGAATGGGAAGACCTGCGCTACTTCCTGCACCTGGCTCGCGAAAAAAGCCTCTCGGGTGCCGCACGAAAGCTGGGCACCACGCAGCCGACAATGAGCCGACGCCTCGAGCTGTTCGAAAGGAAGCTCGGTGCAATCCTGTTCGACCGCCTTCCGTCCGGACTTCGACTCTCCGACACCGGACGACAAATCCTTGATTATGCCGAGAGGATGGAGGACGCAGCACTTGCGGCGCAGCGGATCGCAGTCGGCAGCAGCGCTGGACTGACCGGAACGGTGCGCGTGACCTCGCCCGAATGGCTCGGGGCACGGATCCTCTCGCCTTTGCTGGCGAAGTTCTGCGCGGCGCATCCGACCGTCACCGTCGAGCTGGTTACTGACGCCGAGGCCCTGAGCCTCACGCGGCGGGAGATAGATGTCGCCCTGCGCTTCGGGCGCTTCCAGCAGGAGGGACTGATGCAGCGGAAGATCGGCAGCATTCCGTTCGAGCTTTATGCTGCTGCTGCGTATCTCAAGGTAAAGGGACCGCCCGATTTTTCGGGCGGTGGCGCCGACGCTGCGCTCATCACGATGAACGCGGCGCTCGCCGAAAGCGTTGCGGAGACGAAATGGCTGCGTCGCTATCTGCCGCTGGCACATGTTGGATTCTGCAGCAACAGCCGCGATGGTCAGGCCGCGGCAGCCGCCGCCGGCGCGGGGCTGGTTTGCTTGCCAACTCGCCTGGCCTCAGCCTATCCCGCGCTTCGTTCCATCAAGACGCCGGCGCCCGTCCCGAGCCGCGAGCTCTGGCTGGGATTTCATCGCGATACCGGCAAGGTCCGGCGGGTTCGCGCCGTGGTGGACTTCATCGCTGGAGAATTCCGTCAATTCGCCTGA
- a CDS encoding carboxymuconolactone decarboxylase family protein translates to MMMDWSAYRSDLLARIGDIGALSPATLKGYRELGAAGAQTGKLDDKTRELIALAAAVTARCDGCIAVHADAAARYGASREELAEALGVAIAIGAGASLVYSARTLEAFDASRAPRPDEG, encoded by the coding sequence ATGATGATGGATTGGAGCGCCTATCGGAGCGACTTGCTGGCGCGGATCGGCGACATTGGCGCCCTAAGCCCGGCGACGCTGAAGGGTTATCGCGAACTTGGGGCGGCTGGCGCCCAGACAGGAAAGCTGGACGACAAGACGCGCGAGTTGATCGCACTGGCGGCGGCCGTGACCGCCCGCTGCGACGGGTGTATTGCGGTTCACGCCGACGCCGCCGCACGTTACGGCGCAAGCCGCGAGGAGCTCGCGGAGGCCCTCGGCGTTGCGATTGCGATCGGTGCGGGTGCTTCGTTGGTCTACTCTGCACGGACGCTCGAAGCGTTCGATGCGAGCAGGGCACCAAGGCCGGACGAAGGCTGA
- a CDS encoding DUF302 domain-containing protein, whose product MVARLKQGIIAADLWILHEIDPQMLLSRGGFAIGPARQVLFFHPRLMSRLLAADSAALLEAPLKFAVIGFPDGQAELRWLDPAIAFARYRSPALTELGNELAGLCEGIVNGIDLAGTSK is encoded by the coding sequence GTGGTCGCCCGCTTGAAGCAGGGAATTATTGCCGCAGACCTCTGGATCCTGCACGAGATCGACCCGCAAATGCTGCTCAGTCGTGGCGGCTTCGCCATCGGCCCCGCGCGTCAGGTCCTTTTTTTCCATCCACGGCTGATGTCGCGGCTGCTGGCCGCCGATAGTGCGGCGCTGCTCGAGGCCCCCCTGAAGTTCGCCGTGATCGGCTTTCCCGACGGTCAAGCCGAACTGCGATGGCTTGATCCGGCTATCGCCTTCGCGCGCTACCGCTCGCCGGCCTTGACTGAACTCGGAAATGAGCTCGCCGGCCTCTGCGAGGGTATCGTGAACGGCATCGATCTCGCGGGCACATCAAAATAG
- the dapD gene encoding 2,3,4,5-tetrahydropyridine-2,6-dicarboxylate N-succinyltransferase, with protein sequence MSLSALESTINGAFEARDGVSTSTRGEVREAVDHALEILDKGEARVAERGADGKWKVNQWLKKAVLLSFRLNDMGAIPGGPGKAAWWDKVPSKFDGWGENRFRDAGFRAVPGSIVRRSAFIARNVVLMPSFVNLGAYVDESTMIDTWSTVGSCAQIGKRVHISGGVGIGGVLEPLQAEPVIIEDDCFIGARSEVAEGVIVRKGAVLSMGVFLGASTKIVDRDTGEIFIGEVPEYSVVVPGALPGKPMKNGQIGPSTACAVIVKRVDERTRSKTSINELLRD encoded by the coding sequence ATGTCCCTGTCCGCCCTCGAATCCACCATCAACGGCGCCTTCGAGGCGCGCGACGGCGTCTCGACCTCGACCAGGGGCGAGGTCCGCGAGGCCGTGGATCACGCGCTGGAGATTCTGGACAAGGGTGAGGCCCGCGTTGCCGAGCGCGGGGCCGACGGCAAGTGGAAGGTCAATCAATGGCTGAAGAAGGCGGTGCTGCTCTCGTTCCGCCTCAACGACATGGGCGCCATTCCCGGCGGCCCCGGCAAGGCGGCCTGGTGGGACAAGGTGCCCTCGAAGTTCGACGGCTGGGGTGAGAACCGCTTTCGCGACGCCGGCTTCCGCGCCGTCCCCGGCTCCATCGTGCGCCGCTCGGCCTTCATCGCCCGCAACGTCGTGCTGATGCCGTCCTTCGTCAATCTCGGCGCCTATGTCGATGAATCCACCATGATCGACACCTGGTCGACCGTCGGCTCCTGCGCGCAGATCGGCAAGCGCGTGCACATCTCCGGCGGTGTCGGCATCGGCGGCGTGCTCGAGCCGCTGCAGGCCGAGCCTGTCATCATCGAGGACGATTGCTTCATCGGCGCGCGTTCCGAGGTCGCCGAAGGCGTGATCGTGCGCAAGGGCGCGGTGCTGTCGATGGGCGTGTTCCTGGGTGCGTCGACCAAGATCGTCGACCGCGACACCGGCGAGATCTTTATCGGCGAGGTGCCGGAATATTCGGTCGTCGTTCCCGGCGCGCTGCCCGGCAAGCCCATGAAGAACGGCCAGATCGGCCCGAGCACCGCCTGCGCCGTCATCGTCAAGCGCGTCGACGAGCGCACGCGCTCCAAGACCAGCATCAACGAGCTGCTGCGGGATTGA
- a CDS encoding DUF805 domain-containing protein, whose protein sequence is MDWTWYLFRFDGRINRALLWQALLIVMLLACMLGMIDQAIKVLNGAATFAFNFKVDFDFGVDDIFNVVDPRAYRLLATTDRAPLILKVLGSSLFLWIYLATATKRLHDRDRSGWWLVPFFVVPALFDQFSDLLPTASNWVLALAWAVHIPWFWGLVEMFIVRGTSGDNRFGADPLAEVEDGSAPAPPAAKSWDQQSEIEFVPPSASPPGGMHVKRGA, encoded by the coding sequence ATGGACTGGACCTGGTATCTCTTCCGCTTCGACGGCCGCATCAACCGCGCCTTGCTGTGGCAAGCGCTGCTGATCGTCATGTTGCTGGCCTGCATGCTCGGGATGATCGACCAGGCCATCAAGGTGCTGAACGGGGCCGCGACTTTCGCCTTCAACTTCAAGGTCGACTTCGATTTCGGTGTCGACGACATCTTCAACGTGGTTGATCCCAGGGCCTACCGTCTGCTGGCAACCACGGATCGCGCGCCTCTCATCCTCAAGGTGCTCGGCAGCTCGCTATTCCTGTGGATCTATCTCGCAACCGCGACCAAGCGGCTGCACGATCGCGACCGGAGCGGCTGGTGGCTGGTTCCGTTCTTCGTCGTGCCCGCGTTGTTCGACCAGTTCTCGGACCTGCTGCCCACCGCATCAAACTGGGTTCTTGCCCTCGCCTGGGCCGTGCACATTCCGTGGTTTTGGGGCCTCGTGGAAATGTTCATTGTGCGCGGCACCTCGGGCGACAACCGGTTCGGCGCCGATCCGTTGGCCGAGGTTGAAGATGGCTCCGCGCCCGCCCCGCCTGCGGCGAAAAGCTGGGACCAGCAGAGCGAGATCGAATTTGTCCCGCCCAGTGCTAGCCCACCCGGCGGCATGCATGTTAAGCGGGGCGCATGA
- the dapE gene encoding succinyl-diaminopimelate desuccinylase: MTDALSIARDLIRCPSVTPEDAGALGVLEQALNAAGFTCHRVTFSEPGTADVDNLYARIGTDGPHITFAGHTDVVPPGDESAWSVGAFSGEVRDGFLHGRGAVDMKGGIACSVAAVLEHLAANDGKPRADGQGSISFLITGDEEDVSINGTIKLLQWAAERGEKFDHCVLGEPSNVETLGDTIKVGRRGSQSGTLYVDGVQGHVAYPHRAANPVPDISRLIVAISDEPLDHGSAQFQASNLEFTSVDVGNTANNVIPGQARAKFNIRYNDNHTQASLRELVETRLTKACGNRIRARIVWEPSNSNVFVTKPGPFTELAVSAIEEVTGRKPELSTSGGTSDARFISSYCPVIEFGLVGQTMHQVDERVPVQDLEQLTKVYRGILARYFG, translated from the coding sequence ATGACCGATGCTCTCTCGATTGCCCGCGATCTCATCCGCTGCCCCTCGGTAACCCCTGAAGATGCCGGTGCGCTGGGCGTGCTCGAACAGGCCCTCAACGCGGCAGGCTTCACATGCCATCGCGTCACCTTCAGCGAGCCCGGCACCGCCGACGTCGACAATCTCTATGCGCGGATCGGCACTGACGGGCCGCACATCACCTTTGCCGGCCACACCGACGTGGTGCCGCCGGGCGACGAGAGCGCCTGGAGCGTCGGCGCGTTCTCGGGCGAGGTCCGGGACGGCTTTCTACATGGCCGCGGCGCGGTCGACATGAAGGGCGGCATCGCCTGCTCGGTCGCCGCGGTGCTGGAGCATCTCGCCGCGAACGACGGCAAGCCGCGCGCGGACGGACAGGGCTCGATCTCGTTCCTGATCACTGGCGACGAGGAAGACGTCTCCATCAACGGCACCATCAAGCTGCTGCAATGGGCGGCGGAGCGCGGCGAGAAATTCGACCATTGCGTGCTGGGCGAGCCCTCCAATGTCGAGACGCTCGGCGACACCATCAAGGTCGGCCGCCGCGGCTCGCAATCCGGCACGCTGTATGTCGACGGCGTGCAGGGCCACGTCGCCTACCCGCACCGCGCCGCCAATCCGGTGCCTGATATCTCGCGGCTGATCGTGGCGATCTCGGACGAGCCGCTCGACCATGGCAGCGCGCAGTTCCAAGCCTCCAATCTCGAATTCACCTCGGTCGACGTCGGCAACACCGCCAATAACGTCATCCCGGGACAAGCCCGCGCAAAATTCAACATCCGCTACAACGACAACCACACCCAGGCGAGCCTGCGCGAGCTGGTCGAGACGCGGCTGACCAAAGCCTGCGGCAACCGCATTCGCGCCCGCATCGTCTGGGAGCCCTCGAACTCGAACGTGTTCGTGACCAAGCCCGGACCGTTCACCGAGCTCGCGGTGTCCGCGATCGAGGAGGTGACGGGCCGCAAGCCGGAGCTGTCGACGTCGGGCGGCACCTCGGATGCGCGCTTCATCTCGAGCTATTGCCCGGTGATCGAATTCGGCCTGGTCGGCCAGACCATGCACCAGGTCGACGAGCGCGTGCCGGTTCAGGATCTGGAGCAGTTGACGAAGGTGTATCGCGGGATTTTGGCGAGGTATTTTGGGTAG
- the truA gene encoding tRNA pseudouridine(38-40) synthase TruA: MPRYKLIIEYDGAPFFGWQVQETLPSVQGALEAAVKAMTGADARVHGAGRTDAGVHARGQVAHVDIEKQFPPGRFRDGLNAHLRPHPIAVLDADIVPDSFEARFSAVKRHYRYRIVNTRANLALDAGHAWRVPRRLDADAMHAAAQRLLGKHDFTTFRDTECQAKSPEKTLDQLDVLRDGREIIILTSARSFLHSQVRSMVGSLMWVGEGRWTADDLSAALAARNRAACGIVAPPDGLYLMQVDY, from the coding sequence ATGCCCCGCTACAAGCTCATCATCGAATATGACGGCGCGCCGTTCTTCGGCTGGCAGGTGCAGGAGACGCTGCCCTCGGTGCAAGGCGCGCTGGAAGCGGCGGTGAAGGCGATGACCGGCGCGGATGCGCGCGTGCATGGCGCCGGCCGCACCGATGCCGGCGTGCATGCGCGGGGCCAGGTCGCGCATGTCGACATTGAGAAACAGTTTCCACCTGGCCGTTTTCGCGACGGCTTGAATGCGCATCTGCGCCCGCATCCGATCGCCGTGCTCGATGCGGACATCGTGCCCGATAGTTTCGAGGCGCGCTTCTCGGCCGTGAAGCGCCACTACCGCTACCGTATCGTCAACACCCGTGCCAATCTCGCGCTCGATGCCGGCCACGCCTGGCGCGTGCCGCGCCGGCTCGACGCCGATGCGATGCATGCGGCGGCACAGCGCCTGCTCGGCAAGCACGATTTCACCACCTTCCGCGACACCGAGTGCCAAGCCAAGTCACCGGAGAAGACGCTCGATCAGCTCGACGTCCTGCGCGACGGGCGCGAGATCATTATTCTCACCTCGGCGCGCTCGTTCCTGCACAGCCAGGTGCGCTCGATGGTGGGGTCGCTGATGTGGGTCGGCGAAGGCCGCTGGACTGCTGACGATCTCTCCGCAGCGCTCGCCGCGCGCAACCGCGCCGCTTGCGGCATCGTCGCCCCGCCAGACGGGCTGTATCTGATGCAGGTGGATTACTGA